The proteins below come from a single Comamonas antarctica genomic window:
- a CDS encoding succinate dehydrogenase assembly factor 2, with protein sequence MHMTNTLLDERERNLLQWRSRRGLVENDIFIGQFFATYGDQLTRRHAAGLSALMDLADNDLLDLFLARKEPEGALDTEEIKEVLELVRKRQPGSLSHVG encoded by the coding sequence ATGCACATGACGAACACCCTGCTCGACGAACGTGAACGCAACCTGCTCCAGTGGCGCAGCCGCCGGGGCCTGGTCGAGAACGACATCTTCATCGGGCAGTTCTTCGCCACCTACGGAGACCAGCTGACGCGGAGACACGCGGCTGGCCTGTCTGCCCTGATGGACTTGGCAGACAACGACCTTCTGGACCTGTTTCTTGCGCGCAAGGAACCCGAAGGCGCACTCGACACAGAAGAAATCAAAGAAGTGCTGGAACTGGTGCGCAAGCGCCAGCCCGGATCACTTTCACATGTAGGCTAG